Within the Candidatus Omnitrophota bacterium genome, the region GAGGCCCAAAAGACCGAATTGATTAATGACGCTTACCGGAACGAGGGTTCGGACAAGCTGGTGGGTTTGCGCATGGCTGAGGTATACAAAGGTTTGGATGTGATTGTGTTGCCCTCCAGCGGGGAGGGCGGGATCAACCCTCTGGACCTGAATCAAACGCTCGGACTTTTTGGTGTAAATGAAAACAAAGGAGGTGGGCAATGAGAAAACTCTTGTTCATTGTTTTCTTGGTTTGTGTAAGCCCTCTTCTTTCAGGATGTATGCCGCACTCCACCGGTTCGACTGAAGTGGGCGTCCGTACGGTTAAGTGGTCGCCTTTTGCCAAAAGCGGGGTGATCCAGGAGGTCTATGCTCCGGGTGCCACCTATTTTTTCCCTCCCTTTGTCAATGACTGGCATGTTTTTGATACCAAGCTGCGCAATATGGAAATGACTTTGACGCGGGGCCGCGGCGCCAGGCAGGGCAGGGATGACTTGGTTTTCAAAACAATTGACGGAAACGATATTTCCTTGGATGTCATTATCTCCTACCGGGTGGATCCTCCGAAGGCTCCCTATATTTTAGAGTATGTGGCATCCGATAATCTGGAGCTGGAAGAACGCGTTGTCAGGCCCATTGCGCGTAACGTCACGCGAGATCTGTTTGGAGAATTTACTTCCGAGGATTTCTATGTTACAGCAAAACGCACGGAGACAGCCCAACAAGCCATCGCCAAACTGAATGACCTGCTCAATCCCTATGGCGTAATCGTCGAAACCGTGCTGCCCAAGGATTACCGTTTTCCTGAGGCTTATCAGAAAGCCATTGAAGACAAGAAGGTCGCGGATCAGATGGCTCAACGGTACCGCTCGGAAATCCGGGCCACAGAAGAGCATTACCGGCAGAAACTCGAAGAAGCCCAGGGCGAAGTCAACAAGCTGGTTGCCCGCGCAGACGGGGAGTTCAAAAAGGCGACCATTCAGGTGGATGCCTATTTTGAGCAACAGGGAAAGATTGCCCAGGCAATCAAAGCTGAGGGCGAGGCCGAGTCCGAGGGTATTCGCAAAATGATTGAGGCCTTGAAGAGTTCGGGCGGGACCACCATGGTGAAACTCAAAATAGCGGATGCCTTGCAAGGCAAACGCATTATGCTCCTGCCTTTTGGCGGGCAGGGGGGTCTGGATCTCAAGACCACGGATGTCAACGATCTTTTGAAGACCTACGGCCTCAAGAAACTGAGTGAATGATCTCTGACATGCCCAAACGCATTACGGTTTGTTTCTGCAGTCTGGCCATGCTGGGAATTTTGTCCCCGGCAGCTCTCTGGGCCTTTTCCGCGGACGATCTCCTGGGTTCTTGGCCGAAGCAAGAGATCAAGATTTTGGAGATGGGCGAGCGGGAACTCCTCTTTCGCAAAGGCTCTACTCCGGAGTGGGGAATTGGTGTGGCCGCGCGTTTTGAAGCACCCTGCACCGAGCGCGAAGCGTGGAGCTTGATTACTGATTTTGAGAACCTGCCCAACTGGGCGCCCTGGATTCTGGCTGCCCGTGTTCTTGAGGACAACGGAGATGCCAAGGTCATCGAGCTGGATGCGGATGCCCGTGTTCTTGTGTTCCGCAAAACACGCACCCTGGTCGTGGATGTGCGCCTGGTGGACGGGCAACAACTGGAGGTTCGCCCGCACGATATCCTGTTAGGGGAGTTTGTGGGCGGAGTTTTCCTGCGTCCCTCAGAACACGGTTGTGAAGTGGAAGTGGGTGCCCATCTAAACCCGGCGATTCCTCTGAGCACCTGGATTGTGACTTGGGTGGCGCATCGAAGTCTGTTGATTACCATTGATCGTTTTCTGGAGCAGATAAAAGGGGATTCATGAGCCCGTTTCGACTCGCCCTTTTCCTGACAGCCCGGGATCTTATCTTCCGCAAGCGCATGGTTTTTTTCGTGCTCTTTGCGCTGGGCTTTCTCTATACCAACCTCATCTTCGCCCGCTGTATGGTGCTGGGTTTTGAGCGTTCGATCTCCCACCAAATCATCAAAGTCACCGGGCATCTTTACCTGGAGACAGAACATGATCAGGACTATCTGCGCCGTTTTCCGCAGATAGTGGAATCCGTGCATGCGGTGCCTTGGGTGGAGGAGGCCATTGCGATCTACAGCAGCCCGGCGATCTTGGAGCTTGAACAAGAAAAGCACGTCACTACGGTTTGGGGGGTGCCTTACGACGAGACTCTGATGGGCCTCCGAAGCCGGATCAAGCGGGGTGCCTATTTTTCTGCCCCGGACGCCAATCAGATTATTTTGGGCCGCATTGCTGCCAAAAACCTGCGCGATATGCTGGGCAAAGATTCGGTGAATCCCGGCGACTTTCTCGAAGTGTATTTTGTGAACAAAAAGAAGGTGGACCGGCCGGGTATGCAGCCTCTTGAAAGCAAGTACATGCAGATTGCCGGTGAGGTGGATCTTCGGGATTACGTGGCCAATCAGTACTGTTTTGTGCCGCGCGACCGAATGGATGCGATTCTGCACCGGGGTGATAACGCCGATGAGATTTTTATCCGGCTCAAAGAGGGCACGGACGAGAAGGAAGCTCAATGGCATCTGCAGCAGATGCGGTTGCCTGGATTGGTCCGCACCTGGTGGGACCGGGACGACTACGGTGTCGATGATATGGTGAGGGGCTTTGATATTATCGGGACGATCATATTCGGGGTGAGCGTTGTCTCCTCTGCGGTGATTCTTGGATTTATTTTATACAGCTCCGGCATGTCCAAACGCCGGCAGATCGGAATGCTGCGCGCTATCGGGGTCCCGGACCGGGTGTTTTGGACCGGGTTTATCTTGCAGGCCTTGAGCTATGCGGCTATCGGGATTGTCACGGGCTCGGGGATCTACCTCGGCTTGGAAGGGTATCTCCAAAACCACCCGATTATTATGCCCTTTGGGGACCTTTACCCGATTGCCCGGCAGCAGGTCTTTGTCGGGTCGATGGTTCTTTTTGTGATCATAGCGATTGTATCGGCCTTCTATCCTGCATGGAAAATTTGCCGTGAACCCATTGCCAGGGTTATTGGAGGCACATGAGCGGGAATTTCTTGGTTCGCACCGAAGGGCTGGGCAAGACGTATCGTCTGGGGCGCACCCAGGTGCAGGCAGTACGCGACCTGAGTCTCTCTCTGAGCGAACCCGAGTTTGTGGCATTGATCGGACCCTCGGGCAGCGGGAAGAGCACGCTCTTGTCTTTGATCGGGTTATTGGAGACTCCGACGCGGGGGCGGATCTGGATTGGGGGCTACGATGTCTCCGATTGGAAACCCCGGACGCGTTCACGTTTCCGTTTGCAGACCCTCGGGTTCATTTTTCAAAGTTTTCACTTGTTGGAGGAGCTTACGGTCCTGGAAAACACAGCTTTGCCTGCTTTGGCTGCAGGCATGAAGAAACGGCTGGCTTTTGAAAGGGCCGCGGAGCTTTTGGACCGCGTGGGTCTGAAAGAGCGCATGCGGCACCGTCCTTACGAGCTCTCCGGCGGCCAGAGGCAGCGGGTGGCTGTGGCGCGCGCTTTGGTGAACCGGCCGCGCCTGGTGCTGGCCGATGAACCCACCGGAAATTTGGATACTCGGGCCGGCGGGCAGATTATTGAGCTCCTCAAGCAGGTTCAGGAAAAGGGGGAGGCCACGGTCCTTCTTGTGACCCACGAGTACGAACACGCGGCTCAGGCAGAACGCATTTTGCACCTGCGGGACGGCCAGGTTGAACGCACTGAGATTCCTGCTGCAGAGAAGACTCCCAGGGAAACCCAAGTTCAGGGATAAGGGGCAAGTTAAACCGGGATAGTAAGATAGATGTAGATATTAAAAGGTATAAGAATAATATATAAAGTGGTATTTCTCCCGTCTTGGGCCTACTCTATCTGATATAATTTGAATTGGAGTATTGTCAAAGTCTAATAATCTGCAAGGAAAGTACTCCCATTCCAGAGGGTGCGTGTGAAAATCAGGACCTTCTTCCTAGTTTGGCTTGCTGTTTTTCTCCTATTTGGCGGCGCTGCGTCTGCGGCCATGGCCTTTGACTCCGAGCAGGAGTTCAACGAATGGTGCATGGCCTACTACCGCGCCCCCGAACCCTCACTGGTTCCCAAGGCGATTGGCTATGCGGGCTCCTCGGGTCTGATCCAAGACCCGGCTTTTCGGGAGCCCCTGGTCGCTTTCTTCTCCACGGTCATTCAAAGGGAGCCCCAGTACGTGGAAGACTGGATCCGCAATCTGGGTGCCGGAGAGACGGATCTGCGCGAGTTTTTGATGGAGTGCCTGTGGAGGGCGGAAGAGGAAGCCATGCTCAATGACATGGAGATGGATGCCTCGGGTGAGGAGTTGCGATTTGTACAACGGCTCTACGATCAGAGGCGGCCCGAGATTCTGGCCGACCCCTTGTCGACCGCCGGGCATTTAGATGCGCTTTGGGCCGTCTTTTTTGCGACCGGGGATCCGGAGCCTGTCTCCAAGATCATCGACGCCCTTTCCTGGACCGATGAAGTCGAGGACCTGGACCGGCTGTTGCTCGGAACCGTGGCGCAGTGGTCTTTGACCGCCAATGCCAAGGAACATCCCCGGGTGGCGGATATCTGCCGGAAGGAATTGCCGAACCGCAATGGCGTCATTCGCGAAAAGCTGGAGCAGGTGCTCGACGAGGCTCAATAATCCTGTATCCCGGAGTTTTAAATCCCCTGCATGAAACACAAACTCCTCCAATGGATCTGTTGTCCGGGTTGTCACTCACCCCTGACCCTGCATTCTGCGCAGAGTGAAGAAGAGGAAGTCATCGAAGGAAGCCTGGCCTGTCTCCAGTGCGGGCAGGTCTATCCTGTGCGCAAGGGTGTGCCTTGGTTTGAGAAGTTTGGGAACCCTACGGTGGAATCCAGGAGCCGGGATCACTTTGGGACGCTTTGGACCGAGTATTCAGGAGAGCCGGAGCCTGTCGCAGCCAAAGAGCATGTGGACCGCTTGGAAGAGGCCCTCCAAAGGAAGATTCCTCAAGGGAGAGCCGGGCTGGATGCCGGGTCCGGAGACGGACGCGATACCTTTTGCATGGCGCAGCGGAATCCTCATTTGGATCTCATCAGTCTTGAGATTAGCGAAGGAGCGAACCACACTTTCAGCCGCTGCAAGGGGCTCTCCAATGTGCATGTGATCGGCGGTTCAGTGCTCAGACTTCCTCTGAAATCCGGTGTTCTGGATTTTGCTTACTCTTACGGAGTGCTCCATCACACCCTGGATCCGCATAAGGGTTTTGCCGAGATGTGCCGGGTGCTTGGGCCTAAGGGCTCAGTGGCCGTGTACCTCTATGAGGACCATGCGGAAAACCGATGGAAGCGATGGGCCCTCAAGGGAGTCCGCGGTTTGAGGAAGGTCTCGGTGAAACTTGGCCCCAAGCAACTGTGGGCCTTGTGTACCCTGCTCTCGCCGTTTGTATGGTTTTTCTTTACCGTGCCCTCGAAGATTCTTAGGCTTGTTCCCGTATGGGCTTCCAAGGCCGATGCCATTCCCTTTAATTTTGGGCAGGGACCCTTGAGTCTCCGGGGGGATCTTTACGACCGTTTTGGCGCTAAGATTGAATACCGTCTTAGCCGGCAGGGAATCGAACAGTGGTATAGCGGACAGTCTTGCGTTGAAGTGACCGTGTGTCATATGCCGGATGTTGCAGGCTGGGCCTGCTGGGGCCGGAAAGCAGAGTCAAGATGAAGTCCCTGGCGGCGAGTCAGGACGAGTGAGCCACACTCTCGGGATTCTCGATATCGGTTCCAATACGCTTCGCCTTCTGGTGGCGCAGGCAGACGAAGACCTTGTCGCAAAACCTCTCTTGGAAAAGTCCTGGACCACGCGTTTGGGCCGCTTTGAGCCCTCCAGCCAACGCTTAAGTGCGTTTGCGGTGGAGGACTCTTTGCGTGCGGTGGAGGAGGCTGTGCGCCTGTCCAAGGAGATGGGGGCAGAGCAGGTGCTGGGTGTGGCCACGGCTGCTGTGCGCAATGCGGTGAACGGGGCGGATTTTGTGCAGGCCTGTCTCCGGCTGGGGGGGCTTTCAGTCAAAGTCCTCAGCCCCGAGGAGGAAGCGCTCACCGTCTATACCGGTTTTCTCAGCGGAGAGGCGCGGCCTCCGGGCAAGGCTCTC harbors:
- a CDS encoding SRPBCC family protein; its protein translation is MPKRITVCFCSLAMLGILSPAALWAFSADDLLGSWPKQEIKILEMGERELLFRKGSTPEWGIGVAARFEAPCTEREAWSLITDFENLPNWAPWILAARVLEDNGDAKVIELDADARVLVFRKTRTLVVDVRLVDGQQLEVRPHDILLGEFVGGVFLRPSEHGCEVEVGAHLNPAIPLSTWIVTWVAHRSLLITIDRFLEQIKGDS
- a CDS encoding methyltransferase domain-containing protein, whose protein sequence is MKHKLLQWICCPGCHSPLTLHSAQSEEEEVIEGSLACLQCGQVYPVRKGVPWFEKFGNPTVESRSRDHFGTLWTEYSGEPEPVAAKEHVDRLEEALQRKIPQGRAGLDAGSGDGRDTFCMAQRNPHLDLISLEISEGANHTFSRCKGLSNVHVIGGSVLRLPLKSGVLDFAYSYGVLHHTLDPHKGFAEMCRVLGPKGSVAVYLYEDHAENRWKRWALKGVRGLRKVSVKLGPKQLWALCTLLSPFVWFFFTVPSKILRLVPVWASKADAIPFNFGQGPLSLRGDLYDRFGAKIEYRLSRQGIEQWYSGQSCVEVTVCHMPDVAGWACWGRKAESR
- a CDS encoding prohibitin family protein: MRKLLFIVFLVCVSPLLSGCMPHSTGSTEVGVRTVKWSPFAKSGVIQEVYAPGATYFFPPFVNDWHVFDTKLRNMEMTLTRGRGARQGRDDLVFKTIDGNDISLDVIISYRVDPPKAPYILEYVASDNLELEERVVRPIARNVTRDLFGEFTSEDFYVTAKRTETAQQAIAKLNDLLNPYGVIVETVLPKDYRFPEAYQKAIEDKKVADQMAQRYRSEIRATEEHYRQKLEEAQGEVNKLVARADGEFKKATIQVDAYFEQQGKIAQAIKAEGEAESEGIRKMIEALKSSGGTTMVKLKIADALQGKRIMLLPFGGQGGLDLKTTDVNDLLKTYGLKKLSE
- a CDS encoding ABC transporter ATP-binding protein; the protein is MSGNFLVRTEGLGKTYRLGRTQVQAVRDLSLSLSEPEFVALIGPSGSGKSTLLSLIGLLETPTRGRIWIGGYDVSDWKPRTRSRFRLQTLGFIFQSFHLLEELTVLENTALPALAAGMKKRLAFERAAELLDRVGLKERMRHRPYELSGGQRQRVAVARALVNRPRLVLADEPTGNLDTRAGGQIIELLKQVQEKGEATVLLVTHEYEHAAQAERILHLRDGQVERTEIPAAEKTPRETQVQG
- a CDS encoding ABC transporter permease, translating into MSPFRLALFLTARDLIFRKRMVFFVLFALGFLYTNLIFARCMVLGFERSISHQIIKVTGHLYLETEHDQDYLRRFPQIVESVHAVPWVEEAIAIYSSPAILELEQEKHVTTVWGVPYDETLMGLRSRIKRGAYFSAPDANQIILGRIAAKNLRDMLGKDSVNPGDFLEVYFVNKKKVDRPGMQPLESKYMQIAGEVDLRDYVANQYCFVPRDRMDAILHRGDNADEIFIRLKEGTDEKEAQWHLQQMRLPGLVRTWWDRDDYGVDDMVRGFDIIGTIIFGVSVVSSAVILGFILYSSGMSKRRQIGMLRAIGVPDRVFWTGFILQALSYAAIGIVTGSGIYLGLEGYLQNHPIIMPFGDLYPIARQQVFVGSMVLFVIIAIVSAFYPAWKICREPIARVIGGT